A genomic segment from Andrena cerasifolii isolate SP2316 chromosome 7, iyAndCera1_principal, whole genome shotgun sequence encodes:
- the LOC143371327 gene encoding uncharacterized protein LOC143371327, whose protein sequence is MWPQEYIQLKHIEDLLICGICYEYMETSVATSCSHNYCSLCIRKYLHYKTQCPVCFAETFEKDLRINKALDEIISQFLRIKDKLKRCLQIQIQFVQSDKGDITLNSPKLVHEKKEVHLNKQENKIISRNVILNASPSTNVQKDLCSPSTSGRPKIPLMFTPKSSKRLIVTNMEDTKVVICPVCKVTISETNINRHLDDCLKREANKDQPQIMDSKRKPLPKLVFTLMKDAILRKKSKEFGLSSQGDRRALETRLQRYIVLYNAECDKPNPRSIPELLKQCEDEENLEKKINKSSVFMNKLQINRNTEQNVIDDERKKYLETHKNSFESLIKKIKTINSPRKPSVRRNLLNESIEGHESPLREIVSETSDDSVTEKNDFQSINPGVYIQDSDSDTSCPLQMYSSTDPKQFLNISLSPSNNNVSKIKCEMVRIQKEDCNSDACSDVSVTSKGSRPIMNTPNGKNVPKSGSRTPCNATKYKMLLQRKEKPSVKDEMREMDSISISKVEPNSNNVSDQEEANERLSPGLQDILCDLSSNDSIDSKSNHGKSRAIDHGYLNSSIVHSSNLEKENISSSPECGASRSLRKRSRDYAQNDRVVSSMKKKIKKSSQCYPSETDESNNEEPVSALNQNEQRRSQNKSRIRRRVTNSVVEDTSVVRKSVRTRLKNNIL, encoded by the exons ATGTGGCCTCAGGAATATATACAATTGAAG CATATAGAGGATTTGTTAATTTGTGGAATATGTTACGAGTACATGGAAACCTCCGTCGCAACATCATGTTCTCACAATT ATTGCTCTTTATGTATCAGAAAGTACTTACATTATAAAACACAATGTCCTGTTTGTTTTGCGGAAACTTTTGAGAAGGATTTGAGGATAAATAAAGCTCTAGATGAAATTATATCCCAGTTTCTGAGAATTaaagataaattaaaaagatgtttacaaattcaaatacaatttgtgcaaagcgacaAAGGGGATATTACTTTGAACTCTCCAAAGTTGGTACACGAGAAAAAGGAGGTGCACTTAAATaaacaagaaaataaaattattagtaGGAATGTTATTCTTAATGCATCACCCTCTACTAATGTTCAAAAGGATTTATGTAGCCCCAGCACTAGTGGGAGACCTAAGATACCTTTAATGTTTACACCTAAAAGTTCAAAACGTTTAATTGTAACAAATATGGAAGACACTAAGGTTGTTATATGTCCGGTATGCAAAGTTACTATATCAGAAACCAATATAAATAGACATCTTGACGATTGTTTAAAACGAGAAGCAAACAAGGATCAACCGCAAAT AATGGACTCAAAACGTAAGCCACTGCCAAAGTTAGTATTTACTTTAATGAAAGACGCTATATTACGAAAGAAGTCAAAAGAATTTGGCTTGTCATCGCAAGGGGATCGAAGGGCGTTGGAAACTCGATTGCAAAGATATATTGTTTTGTATAACGCGGAATGCGACAAACCGAATCCAAGATCGATTCCAGAGTTACTTAAACAATGCGAGGATGAAGagaatcttgagaaaaaaattaataaatcatcAGTGTTTATGAAC AAGTTGCAAATCAATAGAAATACAGAGCAGAATGTTATAGATgacgagagaaaaaaatatt TGGAAACGCATAAAAACAGTTTCGAGTCTTTAATCAAAAAGATTAAGACTATTAATTCACCGAGGAAACCGTCTGTAAGGCGAAATTTATTGAACGAGAGCATAGAAGGCCACGAGAGTCCATTGCGCGAGATAGTGTCCGAAACTTCGGACGATTCGGTGACCGAAAAGAATGATTTTCAGTCGATAAATCCTGGTGTCTACATTCAGGACTCTGACTCCGACACTTCTTGCCCATTGCAAATGTATTCTAGCACCGATCCGAAGcagtttcttaatatttctttatcTCCCTCCAACAACAATGTCTCCAAGATTAAATGTGAGATGGTGAGAATACAAAAGGAGGATTGCAATTCGGACGCGTGCAGCGATGTTTCCGTGACTAGTAAAGGATCACGTCCAATAATGAATACCCCAAACGGGAAGAACGTACCAAAGAGTGGCTCAAGGACCCCGTGTAATGCAACGAAGTATAAAATGCTATTACAAAGAAAAGAGAAGCCATCTGTGAAGGACGAAATGAGAGAGATGGATTCCATTAGTATTAGCAAAGTAGAGCCTAATTCCAATAACGTTTCTGACCAAGAGGAGGCGAACGAGAGATTATCGCCCGGTTTGCAGGATATACTTTGTGACTTGTCGAGTAACGACAGCATCGACAGTAAATCTAATCATG GGAAATCACGCGCTATCGATCATGGGTATTTAAACAGCAGCATAGTGCATTCGTCGAATCTGGAGAAAGAGAATATAAGTTCCTCCCCAGAATGCGGGGCGAGTCGTTCCCTCCGAAAGAGAAGCCGCGATTACGCGCAAAACGATAGAGTCGTATCGAGtatgaagaagaaaattaagaaatcatCGCAATGCTACCCTAGCGAAACAGACGAGTCGAACAACGAGGAACCTGTGAGTGCCTTGAATCAGAACGAGCAGAGGAGATCGCAAAATAAATCACGAATAAGGAGACGAGTAACGAATAGTGTCGTAGAAGACACGTCTGTGGTGAGGAAATCAGTCAGAACGAGGCTTAAGAATAATATTCTGTGA